The following proteins come from a genomic window of Ictidomys tridecemlineatus isolate mIctTri1 chromosome 9, mIctTri1.hap1, whole genome shotgun sequence:
- the LOC110596967 gene encoding uncharacterized protein LOC110596967 isoform X3: MFTSKFPQGKITDSSLANENLMEIMEHNMSSQWQYLQNKLLCCCSCKQTSQSGDHILCSIKEAVHHDVNKWIWKSVEAGILFNKLLAFIRCESRKHSRWKIEQRSKSSAYEEETLDLNLFKNRFPGMVSLFFKAAALIFLLILIPTLSFSTGQYQALKRFWYPFSCPIFELNLLFFMSC; the protein is encoded by the exons ATGTTCACCAGCAAATTTCCACAAGGGAAAATAA CTGACTCCAGTTTGGCAAATGAAAACTTAATGGAGATTATGGAGCATAATATGTCTTCACAATGGCAGTATTTACAGAACAAATTGCTTTGCTGCTGCAGCTGCAA GCAAACTTCTCAAAGTGGAGACCATATTCTCTGTTCCATAAAAGAGGCAGTCCACCATGATGTGAACAAATGGATCTGGAAGTCAGTGGAAGCTGGAATCCTGTTCAACAAGTTGCTTGCTTTCATAAG GTGTGAGAGCAGAAAACACAGTAGATGGAAAATAGAACAGAGGTCAAAATCTTCTGCATATGAAGAAGAAACACTAGATTTAAACCTATTTAAGAACAGATTTCCAGGAATGGTGTCCCTATTCTTTAAAGCTGCAGCATTAATCTTTCTGCTAATTCTGATTCCAACCCTATCCTTCAG TACCGGCCAGTACCAGGCACTCAAAAGATTTTGGTATCCTTTTTCTTGCCCAATTTTTGAGttgaatttattgtttttcatgagttgctag
- the LOC110596967 gene encoding uncharacterized protein LOC110596967 isoform X5 produces the protein MFTSKFPQGKITDSSLANENLMEIMEHNMSSQWQYLQNKLLCCCSCKQTSQSGDHILCSIKEAVHHDVNKWIWKSVEAGILFNKLLAFIRCESRKHSRWKIEQRSKSSAYEEETLDLNLFKNRFPGMVSLFFKAAALIFLLILIPTLSFRKMNEQNGDK, from the exons ATGTTCACCAGCAAATTTCCACAAGGGAAAATAA CTGACTCCAGTTTGGCAAATGAAAACTTAATGGAGATTATGGAGCATAATATGTCTTCACAATGGCAGTATTTACAGAACAAATTGCTTTGCTGCTGCAGCTGCAA GCAAACTTCTCAAAGTGGAGACCATATTCTCTGTTCCATAAAAGAGGCAGTCCACCATGATGTGAACAAATGGATCTGGAAGTCAGTGGAAGCTGGAATCCTGTTCAACAAGTTGCTTGCTTTCATAAG GTGTGAGAGCAGAAAACACAGTAGATGGAAAATAGAACAGAGGTCAAAATCTTCTGCATATGAAGAAGAAACACTAGATTTAAACCTATTTAAGAACAGATTTCCAGGAATGGTGTCCCTATTCTTTAAAGCTGCAGCATTAATCTTTCTGCTAATTCTGATTCCAACCCTATCCTTCAG
- the LOC110596967 gene encoding uncharacterized protein LOC110596967 isoform X2 — MFTSKFPQGKITDSSLANENLMEIMEHNMSSQWQYLQNKLLCCCSCKQTSQSGDHILCSIKEAVHHDVNKWIWKSVEAGILFNKLLAFIRCESRKHSRWKIEQRSKSSAYEEETLDLNLFKNRFPGMVSLFFKAAALIFLLILIPTLSFRKLKFLFWRMGKCVKPWESSHQLGKTRPGDVLEKQKKILVGTT; from the exons ATGTTCACCAGCAAATTTCCACAAGGGAAAATAA CTGACTCCAGTTTGGCAAATGAAAACTTAATGGAGATTATGGAGCATAATATGTCTTCACAATGGCAGTATTTACAGAACAAATTGCTTTGCTGCTGCAGCTGCAA GCAAACTTCTCAAAGTGGAGACCATATTCTCTGTTCCATAAAAGAGGCAGTCCACCATGATGTGAACAAATGGATCTGGAAGTCAGTGGAAGCTGGAATCCTGTTCAACAAGTTGCTTGCTTTCATAAG GTGTGAGAGCAGAAAACACAGTAGATGGAAAATAGAACAGAGGTCAAAATCTTCTGCATATGAAGAAGAAACACTAGATTTAAACCTATTTAAGAACAGATTTCCAGGAATGGTGTCCCTATTCTTTAAAGCTGCAGCATTAATCTTTCTGCTAATTCTGATTCCAACCCTATCCTTCAG gaagcttaAGTTCCTCTTCTGGAGAATGGGAaaatgtgtgaagccctgggagTCCAGCCACCAGTTAGGGAAGACAAGGCCAGGAGATGTTTTGGAGAAACAAAAGAAG ATTCTCGTAGGTACCACATGA
- the LOC110596967 gene encoding uncharacterized protein LOC110596967 isoform X4 — translation MFTSKFPQGKITDSSLANENLMEIMEHNMSSQWQYLQNKLLCCCSCKQTSQSGDHILCSIKEAVHHDVNKWIWKSVEAGILFNKLLAFIRCESRKHSRWKIEQRSKSSAYEEETLDLNLFKNRFPGMVSLFFKAAALIFLLILIPTLSFRKTLSGLLLGRGL, via the exons ATGTTCACCAGCAAATTTCCACAAGGGAAAATAA CTGACTCCAGTTTGGCAAATGAAAACTTAATGGAGATTATGGAGCATAATATGTCTTCACAATGGCAGTATTTACAGAACAAATTGCTTTGCTGCTGCAGCTGCAA GCAAACTTCTCAAAGTGGAGACCATATTCTCTGTTCCATAAAAGAGGCAGTCCACCATGATGTGAACAAATGGATCTGGAAGTCAGTGGAAGCTGGAATCCTGTTCAACAAGTTGCTTGCTTTCATAAG GTGTGAGAGCAGAAAACACAGTAGATGGAAAATAGAACAGAGGTCAAAATCTTCTGCATATGAAGAAGAAACACTAGATTTAAACCTATTTAAGAACAGATTTCCAGGAATGGTGTCCCTATTCTTTAAAGCTGCAGCATTAATCTTTCTGCTAATTCTGATTCCAACCCTATCCTTCAG GAAGACCCTTTCTGGATTGCTGTTAGGAAGAGGGTTATAA
- the LOC110596967 gene encoding uncharacterized protein LOC110596967 isoform X1, whose protein sequence is MFTSKFPQGKITDSSLANENLMEIMEHNMSSQWQYLQNKLLCCCSCKQTSQSGDHILCSIKEAVHHDVNKWIWKSVEAGILFNKLLAFIRCESRKHSRWKIEQRSKSSAYEEETLDLNLFKNRFPGMVSLFFKAAALIFLLILIPTLSFRKLKFLFWRMGKCVKPWESSHQLGKTRPGDVLEKQKKVIRTRSLSYYR, encoded by the exons ATGTTCACCAGCAAATTTCCACAAGGGAAAATAA CTGACTCCAGTTTGGCAAATGAAAACTTAATGGAGATTATGGAGCATAATATGTCTTCACAATGGCAGTATTTACAGAACAAATTGCTTTGCTGCTGCAGCTGCAA GCAAACTTCTCAAAGTGGAGACCATATTCTCTGTTCCATAAAAGAGGCAGTCCACCATGATGTGAACAAATGGATCTGGAAGTCAGTGGAAGCTGGAATCCTGTTCAACAAGTTGCTTGCTTTCATAAG GTGTGAGAGCAGAAAACACAGTAGATGGAAAATAGAACAGAGGTCAAAATCTTCTGCATATGAAGAAGAAACACTAGATTTAAACCTATTTAAGAACAGATTTCCAGGAATGGTGTCCCTATTCTTTAAAGCTGCAGCATTAATCTTTCTGCTAATTCTGATTCCAACCCTATCCTTCAG gaagcttaAGTTCCTCTTCTGGAGAATGGGAaaatgtgtgaagccctgggagTCCAGCCACCAGTTAGGGAAGACAAGGCCAGGAGATGTTTTGGAGAAACAAAAGAAGGTAATCAGGACAAGGTCATTATcctattacagatga